The genomic stretch GCGTGTCGTAAATGCGATCGATGTAAAGACTCCTCAGCATTCCATCATCAAGAAAAGGATTTCCCCGGTAATGCTTGAATCCGAGTGCCTCGAAAAAATCCATGTCCACAATCGACGCTCCGGTCGAGACAATGACATCAACCATGTTATTTTTTACCATATCAACATATATCTGCATACATCCAGCAGCGTTGGTACTTCCTGCAAGAGTAAGCCATACAGAGCACTCTTTCTCTCCGAGCATTTGGTTATAAATTTCCGCAGCACGCGCAAGATCACGTGCAGAAAACGACATTTTTGAGTACGCTTCCACGAGTGGAGTGACATGAAGACTCGTAATATCAATATGTTCAATAGGAGTACTCAAAAGTTCTTTTTTTGTAAATGTTCTCATGATGAAAGAAGGGAAAAAATAGAGCAGTTTTAGCGTAGCGTTCAGTTCCAATTTTTACAAGATGAATTTATCCGCCGCGTCATTCTGAAATGACGAATAATAAGAAAAATTTCGATTGTTGCATTTTTGTTCTTGCGTCATTTATTCTATAGGCATGAATTCCCTCGATGAACATTATCGAAAACAAGGATTCAAATTGATCTGTGGAATCGATGAAGCCGGTCGCGGTCCATGGGCTGGTCCGGTATTTGTCGCCGCGGTTATTCTTCCAGCTGATCATGGAATTATCGGACTGGACGATTCTAAAAAACTTTCTCCAAAAAGAAGAGAAAAGCTTTTTGAGGAGATTATAAAAAAAGCAATTTCGTATTCGGTCGTCAGCATTTCCAACCTTCAAATTGATAAAACTGATATTCTGAAAGCGACGAAACTCGGAATGCAAAAAGCGGTGAAAAATCTCAAAATCCAATCTGATTTGATTCTGATCGATGCGATAAATATTAATCTTCCGGAAATTTGTCAGGTGAATCTCATTAAAGGTGATTCGCGGAGCGAATCTATTGCCGCAGCTTCCATTCTCGCAAAAGTGAGCCGAGATCGACACATGATGCAAATGCATAAAAAATATCCTGTATACAATTTTTGTTCACACAAAGGGTACGGGACGAGAGAGCACGAAGAAGCACTGAGAAAATATGGACCGTGTGCGATTCATCGGTTTTCGTTTGAGCCGGTGCGAGAATTGATGTCTGTTGATGAGTGTAATTTTTAATTTTGAAATTTCAAATTTTTACCTTGAGTCCAATAAATAATGATGTATAATATGGGAGAATTTTCCCCCATATTTATGAAAAGAAATGAGATAACGCATCAGGAAATAACAAAAGAGGCATTGGAGAGAGAGAAAAAGAAGTCAAAAAGCATGCAA from Candidatus Peregrinibacteria bacterium encodes the following:
- a CDS encoding ribonuclease HII; translated protein: MNSLDEHYRKQGFKLICGIDEAGRGPWAGPVFVAAVILPADHGIIGLDDSKKLSPKRREKLFEEIIKKAISYSVVSISNLQIDKTDILKATKLGMQKAVKNLKIQSDLILIDAININLPEICQVNLIKGDSRSESIAAASILAKVSRDRHMMQMHKKYPVYNFCSHKGYGTREHEEALRKYGPCAIHRFSFEPVRELMSVDECNF